In the Gemmatimonadales bacterium genome, one interval contains:
- a CDS encoding DUF6064 family protein has translation MRLPFDTHQFFSVFVRYNTAVWPAQVALTLAALCAVALALWPRRGSDRTIAVILGVLWLWMGVVYHLVFFRSINPAAVVFGILFILEGVLLIVFGGWLGRLRFAWTPTISGLLGAALISYALLVYPTLTLVLGHQYPAAPTFGLPCPTTIVTLGLLALTSSRPPLSVLAIPLLWSAVGVSAAVQLGIWEDLGLVAAGGLTFLSLLTQVPPRRDTPFRP, from the coding sequence ATGCGGCTGCCGTTCGACACGCACCAGTTCTTCAGTGTTTTCGTGCGGTACAACACCGCGGTGTGGCCAGCCCAGGTGGCCCTCACGCTCGCGGCGTTGTGCGCCGTGGCCCTAGCGCTCTGGCCCCGGCGCGGATCCGATCGAACGATCGCGGTCATTTTGGGTGTCCTGTGGCTCTGGATGGGCGTCGTCTACCACCTGGTCTTCTTCCGATCAATCAACCCTGCTGCCGTGGTGTTCGGAATCCTCTTCATATTGGAGGGCGTGCTCCTGATTGTTTTCGGCGGGTGGCTCGGCCGCCTGCGCTTCGCGTGGACGCCGACGATTTCAGGGCTCCTCGGAGCCGCCCTTATCTCCTACGCCCTGCTTGTGTACCCGACCCTGACGCTCGTGCTCGGTCATCAATATCCGGCCGCCCCCACCTTCGGCCTGCCGTGCCCGACGACTATCGTGACGCTCGGGCTCCTGGCCTTGACGTCGTCGCGCCCCCCCTTGAGCGTGCTCGCGATCCCGTTGCTCTGGTCGGCGGTAGGGGTTTCGGCTGCGGTGCAGTTGGGTATCTGGGAGGATCTCGGGCTTGTGGCAGCGGGGGGCCTCACATTCCTAAGCCTGCTTACTCAAGTTCCACCGCGCCGAGATACGCCGTTCCGACCGTGA
- a CDS encoding universal stress protein: RLLLGDTADAVGRRSRLPCLFVPPQGGRPERVMVAVDGSERGMVVLQAADGFARQLGAELQALTVERVHLGEPAHLAQATPAARSTRAQSRARGSFGRAVEVRRGDPAEEILAAVDERPPDVLVLGCHRGGPAGVIEAGSTARRVSHTAPCAVLTIPL; encoded by the coding sequence CCCGTCTGCTGCTGGGGGATACCGCCGACGCGGTCGGGCGGCGCAGCCGGCTGCCCTGCCTGTTCGTTCCCCCGCAGGGCGGCCGGCCAGAGCGGGTCATGGTGGCGGTCGACGGCTCGGAGCGGGGGATGGTGGTGCTCCAGGCCGCCGACGGCTTCGCCCGGCAGCTCGGGGCCGAGCTCCAGGCGCTCACGGTCGAGCGGGTGCACCTCGGCGAGCCGGCCCACCTGGCGCAGGCCACCCCGGCCGCGCGGAGCACCCGGGCCCAGTCGCGCGCCCGCGGGAGTTTCGGCCGGGCCGTCGAGGTCCGCCGCGGCGACCCTGCAGAAGAGATCCTGGCCGCGGTGGACGAGCGTCCGCCCGACGTGCTGGTGCTGGGCTGTCATCGTGGTGGACCAGCCGGCGTGATCGAGGCGGGGAGCACCGCCCGGCGGGTGTCCCACACCGCGCCGTGCGCGGTGCTCACCATTCCACTCTAG
- a CDS encoding VIT family protein: protein MRTLHRELHRTERIGWLRAAVLGANDGIVSTASLLLGVATAEASRPAVLVAGVAGLVAGAMSMAAGEYVSVSSQADTEQADLARERAELAASPAAEHAELAAIYVRHGLTPPLAAEVATQLMAHDALGTHARDELGISAALQARPVQAAITSALTFGVGAALPLVVASLSPTHRLVPLVSGASLACLGALGGLAARTGGARPWVGALRVVFWGALAMGLTAAIGTLFGTAAA from the coding sequence ATGCGTACGCTTCATCGTGAACTGCATCGGACCGAGCGCATCGGGTGGCTGCGGGCCGCCGTGCTGGGAGCCAACGACGGGATCGTGTCCACCGCGAGCCTCCTGCTGGGGGTTGCTACGGCCGAGGCCTCTCGCCCGGCCGTGCTCGTCGCCGGGGTCGCTGGGCTCGTCGCGGGCGCAATGTCGATGGCGGCGGGAGAATACGTCTCGGTGAGCTCCCAAGCGGATACCGAACAGGCCGATTTGGCGCGGGAGCGGGCCGAGCTGGCCGCCAGCCCTGCAGCGGAGCACGCGGAGCTCGCGGCGATCTACGTGCGTCACGGTCTTACCCCTCCACTCGCGGCTGAGGTGGCGACGCAGTTGATGGCGCACGATGCGCTCGGCACCCATGCCCGAGATGAACTGGGCATCTCGGCGGCGCTGCAGGCGCGGCCGGTGCAGGCGGCGATAACGTCAGCGCTGACGTTCGGGGTGGGGGCTGCCTTGCCTTTGGTCGTGGCGAGCCTCAGCCCGACGCACCGACTCGTGCCCCTCGTTTCGGGAGCCTCGCTCGCTTGTCTCGGGGCGCTGGGCGGGCTGGCCGCCCGGACGGGGGGGGCGCGGCCCTGGGTGGGTGCCCTTCGTGTCGTGTTCTGGGGCGCGCTCGCGATGGGCCTCACCGCGGCCATCGGGACACTGTTCGGCACGGCGGCCGCGTGA
- a CDS encoding DUF2892 domain-containing protein: MSRNMGITERLARLILGVLLLGLYGALTPPWRYLTLVGLLPLGTALTGHCPLYAALESKRAMRRQS, encoded by the coding sequence ATGAGCCGCAACATGGGAATCACGGAGCGGCTGGCCCGGCTTATTCTGGGCGTGCTGCTCCTGGGCTTGTACGGAGCACTCACCCCCCCATGGCGTTATCTGACGCTGGTGGGCTTGCTCCCCCTGGGCACCGCACTCACGGGCCACTGCCCGCTCTATGCCGCTCTGGAGTCGAAGCGCGCGATGAGGAGACAATCATGA
- a CDS encoding universal stress protein, which yields MPERSGRKWVRQQSVRVNLALLITAVRENRQAICKAPRMVINSFPFRSILVPLDGSALAEQATPLACHIAQRSGGKLRLALVHQPPTPPLDVAVAELFTSLELTTRKSERGYLRAMQGRLRESGTRLSSAVTLTGAAGPGPALAQYIREMGIDLVVMATHGRGGIRRAWLGSVADYLIRNLAVPVLLVRPEENGRASDRAARAGGILVPLDGSPLAEEALDPAGALARVFDAELTLVQMVRPVLLATSSAFPYPSSYDEELTELCRAQAQDYLDDVVEQMQSRGIRASGAARVAWTAADAILDLARPERVALVALATHGRGGVRRLVLGSVADKVVRGADVPVLVYHPTGRGKRSRTSRRIRSGRSRSTQESRR from the coding sequence ATGCCCGAGCGGTCTGGGCGGAAGTGGGTCCGACAACAATCAGTACGGGTGAACCTCGCTCTGCTCATTACGGCAGTACGGGAGAACAGACAAGCCATCTGTAAGGCCCCGCGCATGGTAATCAATTCATTTCCCTTTCGTTCGATCCTAGTGCCGCTGGACGGTTCAGCGTTGGCGGAGCAGGCGACGCCCCTGGCATGCCACATCGCCCAACGATCCGGAGGCAAGTTGCGCCTGGCGCTCGTCCACCAGCCGCCCACTCCTCCGCTCGATGTGGCGGTCGCGGAGCTGTTCACCTCCCTCGAGCTCACGACCCGAAAATCAGAGCGGGGGTACCTGCGGGCGATGCAAGGCAGGCTGCGGGAGTCCGGCACGCGGCTCTCCTCGGCTGTGACCCTGACGGGTGCGGCCGGCCCCGGTCCGGCACTCGCGCAATACATCCGGGAGATGGGTATCGACCTGGTGGTCATGGCCACGCATGGGCGAGGTGGAATCCGACGCGCTTGGTTGGGTAGCGTGGCGGATTACCTGATCCGAAACCTTGCCGTCCCGGTGCTCCTGGTCCGACCGGAAGAGAACGGGCGAGCTTCCGATCGCGCGGCGCGTGCTGGGGGGATTCTTGTACCGCTGGATGGTTCTCCCCTCGCCGAGGAAGCGCTCGACCCGGCCGGCGCGCTCGCGCGAGTCTTTGACGCGGAACTGACACTGGTACAGATGGTCCGCCCGGTCCTACTGGCCACCAGCTCGGCATTTCCATACCCGTCTTCCTACGACGAGGAGCTCACCGAGCTGTGTCGAGCACAGGCGCAGGATTATCTAGATGACGTCGTCGAGCAAATGCAGAGTCGGGGCATCCGCGCCAGCGGTGCGGCCAGGGTGGCCTGGACTGCCGCAGATGCCATTCTCGACCTGGCACGCCCGGAGCGTGTCGCTCTGGTGGCGCTCGCCACCCACGGCCGTGGGGGGGTGCGCCGGCTTGTGCTCGGCAGTGTGGCGGACAAGGTGGTACGTGGCGCGGACGTTCCAGTCTTGGTGTACCATCCAACCGGTCGGGGCAAGAGGAGTCGGACGTCGCGCCGGATCAGGTCAGGGCGTTCACGAAGCACACAGGAGAGCAGACGATGA
- a CDS encoding heavy metal translocating P-type ATPase yields the protein MTGALQSARRRKQGDLADRLIPPGAAILPAGALLSIIFGLASRVIVSHGVAFLIWSGGLAFTGLPVVWRTLRGMASGRFATDVVAMLAIVTALLLGQPLAGLIVVFMQTGGEALERYAEGRASLAVRELEAAAPRLAHRVTAAGLDDIAADVVSVGDELLLRPGELLACDAVVVEGQSHVDAARLTGEPVPVTATPGVRLLSGSLNLDSPLRVHATAPARESQYARIVELVRTAQESKAPLQRLADRYARWFTPLTLLVCLVGYLLTRDLIRVLAVLVVATPCPLILATPVAIVGGINRAARRGIIFRHGSALEQLAGVTVAVFDKTGTLTIGRPQVARVLALPPFTPEQVLRLASGVEHGSGHLLARTLIDEALARGIALPHGREITEAPGEGVTGEVEGRWVTVGGWSFVVRRHPESESGLHTALAATDGAGLRAYVAVDGHGAGVIEYADRIRPAVRELFVALLRLGIRRTLLLSGDDQANATAVGRAVGIDEAHGGLLPAEKVAFVQRLVKEGERVLMVGDGTNDAPALSSATVGIALASGGGGITAEAADAVILADDPTRIEEAIAISHRTLRLARQSIWTGLGLSGLAMVAAGLGYIPPVAGALLQEGIDVAVILNALRAAFPPRSPGARVAQRSIEEVVTL from the coding sequence GTGACGGGTGCACTTCAGTCCGCGCGGAGGCGGAAACAAGGAGATCTCGCGGACCGGCTGATTCCGCCTGGTGCCGCGATCCTACCGGCAGGGGCACTCCTCTCCATCATCTTCGGGCTGGCTTCCCGAGTGATCGTGTCGCACGGCGTTGCCTTTCTGATCTGGTCGGGCGGGCTCGCCTTCACGGGACTGCCGGTTGTCTGGCGCACGCTGCGCGGCATGGCGTCCGGTCGCTTCGCGACAGACGTCGTGGCGATGCTCGCCATTGTGACCGCTCTGCTCCTTGGGCAGCCCCTCGCGGGGCTCATTGTGGTGTTCATGCAGACGGGCGGGGAGGCGCTTGAGCGCTATGCTGAAGGGCGAGCCTCCCTGGCGGTACGGGAGCTCGAGGCCGCAGCCCCGCGCCTGGCGCACCGAGTCACCGCTGCGGGACTCGATGACATCGCCGCTGACGTCGTATCCGTGGGCGACGAACTCCTTCTCCGCCCCGGCGAGCTCCTTGCCTGCGATGCGGTCGTCGTCGAAGGCCAGTCGCACGTGGACGCCGCTCGGCTTACTGGCGAGCCGGTGCCGGTCACGGCGACGCCCGGCGTGCGCCTCCTGAGCGGCAGCCTCAATTTGGACAGTCCGCTCCGGGTCCACGCGACGGCGCCTGCGCGCGAGAGCCAGTACGCCCGCATCGTCGAACTCGTCCGCACTGCCCAGGAGAGTAAGGCGCCCCTTCAGCGGCTGGCCGACCGCTACGCCCGCTGGTTTACCCCGCTCACCCTGCTGGTTTGCCTCGTCGGCTATCTGCTCACCCGCGACCTCATCCGTGTGCTCGCCGTTCTGGTCGTGGCCACGCCGTGTCCGCTCATTCTCGCCACTCCGGTGGCCATCGTGGGCGGCATTAACCGCGCCGCCCGTCGTGGGATCATCTTCCGCCACGGCTCAGCGCTGGAGCAGCTTGCAGGCGTCACGGTCGCCGTCTTCGACAAGACCGGCACGCTCACCATCGGCAGGCCCCAGGTCGCTCGGGTGCTCGCGCTGCCACCATTCACGCCGGAGCAGGTGCTCCGGCTGGCGAGCGGCGTCGAGCACGGCTCCGGCCACCTGCTCGCCCGTACCCTGATCGACGAGGCGCTCGCGCGGGGGATTGCGCTCCCCCACGGACGCGAGATCACGGAGGCCCCTGGCGAAGGGGTGACTGGTGAGGTGGAAGGCCGGTGGGTGACGGTGGGCGGCTGGTCGTTTGTGGTGCGACGCCACCCGGAGTCCGAATCCGGACTCCACACGGCCCTGGCGGCAACGGACGGTGCAGGGCTCCGCGCCTACGTTGCCGTCGACGGGCACGGGGCGGGCGTCATCGAGTATGCCGACCGGATTCGCCCGGCGGTGCGCGAGCTCTTCGTCGCACTCCTACGCCTGGGTATTCGGCGCACGCTTCTCCTCTCGGGCGACGATCAGGCCAACGCTACGGCGGTCGGACGAGCGGTCGGCATCGATGAGGCGCATGGCGGACTACTGCCGGCCGAGAAGGTGGCGTTTGTCCAGCGGCTGGTGAAAGAGGGCGAGCGCGTGCTGATGGTGGGTGACGGGACCAATGATGCCCCAGCCCTGAGCAGCGCCACGGTCGGAATCGCCCTCGCGAGCGGCGGCGGCGGGATCACAGCGGAGGCGGCGGATGCAGTCATCCTGGCGGACGATCCGACCCGCATCGAGGAGGCGATCGCCATCAGTCATCGCACGCTGAGGCTGGCGCGGCAGAGCATCTGGACCGGGCTCGGGCTCAGCGGCCTGGCGATGGTCGCGGCCGGCCTGGGTTACATCCCACCAGTCGCGGGCGCGCTGCTCCAGGAGGGGATTGACGTTGCGGTGATCCTCAACGCGCTGCGCGCCGCCTTCCCGCCGAGGTCCCCTGGAGCCCGCGTCGCACAGCGCTCGATTGAAGAGGTCGTCACCTTGTAA
- a CDS encoding serine hydrolase domain-containing protein, whose product MHAALQRHVASGDVPGLVAVVHQRGREHVEAIGTMAFDSNVPMRRDTIFRLASTTKPITAVGAMILVEECELRLDDPVDEWLPELRNRRVLRTIDSPLDDTVPAKRPITLRDLLTFRSGYGEVGFLSPTCPFQKALTEARLPLSEWPFAGTADEFMTRLGNLPLVHQPGERWLYHMSGEILGVLIARVSGTSLGAFLRERIFEPLGMVDTGFHVPEANLDRLPTCYGRDMVTGKLVIVDQARGGYAAQSPVFESGAGGLVSTLDDLLAFGRMMLGHEVSGGERILSRPTIELMTMDHLTLEQKVASPFFEHFWDRYGWGLGLGIVTGRHDIADVPGRFGWDGAFGTSWWVDSKEELIGVLMSQRRPDRLALPTVVQDYWTSAYQLIDD is encoded by the coding sequence ATGCATGCCGCTCTACAACGTCATGTCGCAAGTGGCGACGTTCCCGGGCTCGTTGCGGTCGTACACCAGCGCGGGCGAGAGCACGTGGAGGCGATCGGCACCATGGCCTTCGACAGCAACGTGCCGATGCGACGAGACACGATTTTCCGGCTCGCCTCTACGACCAAGCCAATCACGGCCGTGGGCGCCATGATCCTGGTGGAAGAATGCGAGCTCAGGCTCGACGATCCGGTCGATGAATGGCTGCCGGAACTCAGGAACCGCAGGGTCCTGCGGACGATCGACAGTCCGCTCGATGACACCGTGCCCGCGAAGCGCCCGATCACGCTACGCGACCTCCTCACGTTTCGATCGGGGTACGGCGAGGTGGGCTTCCTCTCACCAACTTGTCCGTTCCAGAAGGCACTGACGGAAGCACGCCTGCCGTTGAGCGAATGGCCCTTTGCCGGCACAGCGGACGAGTTCATGACGCGCTTGGGCAACCTGCCGCTCGTGCATCAGCCCGGCGAGCGATGGCTGTACCACATGAGTGGCGAGATCCTGGGCGTGCTGATCGCTCGAGTCTCGGGCACGTCGCTGGGAGCTTTTCTTCGCGAGCGCATCTTCGAGCCGCTCGGCATGGTGGACACCGGCTTCCATGTTCCGGAGGCGAACCTCGATCGGCTCCCGACCTGCTACGGGAGGGACATGGTCACCGGAAAGCTCGTCATCGTGGATCAAGCGCGTGGCGGATACGCCGCGCAGTCGCCCGTCTTCGAATCCGGTGCTGGAGGGCTCGTCTCAACGCTGGACGATCTGCTCGCCTTTGGTCGGATGATGTTAGGACACGAGGTGTCCGGCGGCGAGCGCATTCTGTCGCGGCCTACGATCGAGCTGATGACCATGGACCACCTCACGCTGGAGCAGAAGGTGGCCTCGCCGTTCTTCGAACACTTCTGGGACAGGTACGGCTGGGGCCTCGGCTTAGGGATCGTTACCGGGCGCCACGATATCGCGGATGTGCCGGGGCGTTTCGGTTGGGACGGTGCCTTCGGCACATCATGGTGGGTCGACTCGAAGGAGGAGCTGATTGGCGTCCTTATGAGCCAACGCCGTCCGGACCGGCTTGCCCTTCCCACCGTGGTTCAGGACTATTGGACCTCAGCGTACCAGTTGATAGACGACTGA